The genomic DNA CTTACTCCGGGGAGGTATGTGGGAGTTGCTCCGGAAGAGGTGGATGAGGAGTTTGACTTTGAAGAGGCTCTCCGGGATATTCATATCGAACTGGAAGGCCTGAATGCAGAGGCTGTAGAACTTGCCGGGATAATACAGAAGAACTTTAAGGAACTTGGGATATGACCGTGGTTCTGACTGACGAAGAGATAAAGTCCCTTATCGGTGAAGAGAAAAGAATCCCACCGGACTTTTTCCCGACATTTCATCTTGTCAGAAAGGGCGGCCACAGGGAAGGGAAAAAGGATCTCTCTGGTAGTCAGGGCAACCATTTTCGCGTGATTGTTCGTCAGGGGTGCTTTAATCACCTAGACTTTTCCATTGGTCTTTTATATTTTCCAAAAAATTCTAACAAAGCGTTTATCCTGAAGAAATATAATGGAAAGAGTCATCAGCATACAAATAAGATTGAAAAAGAAACATTCTATGATTTCCACATTCACACCGCCACTGAACGATACCAGGAAGAGGGGATAGACTGTGAAGACGGATATGCAATTGTCTCCGACCGATATTGTGAGATTACCGGAGCAATGAGATGCATGGAAGAAGATTGTGGATTTGTTATCCAGACAGATAATGTAACTCTTGATGTATTCGGGGTGAATAATGACGAGTGATGTAATCCTCCAGTCTTTCAGGCAGACCGTCTGCCATGATCTGACTCTTGTACCTGAAGGTATTGAGAGGTACCGGGTTTTTTCTCCGTTTATGTTCCATGATGGAGATCACCTTGCCCTCGTTCTGAAACGGGAAGAATCCGGATGGGTTTTGAGTGATGAAGGTCACACGATGATGCATCTGTCATACCGGATGGAGTATAAGGACCTGACACAGGGGAAAAGAGGGGAGATAATAGATTCAATTCTGGCGAAACATGGTATTCGTGACCGTGATGGAGAGTTTATCTGCCCGGTTCCTGATACCCAGTATGGAGACGCCCTGTTTCAGATGGTGCAGGGACTTTTGCGAGTGAGTGATATATCATTCTTATCACGGGAACATGTCAGATCTACCTTCCGTGATGATGTTTCAGCATATATAAATGCATTACCCGGTCTCTCCGGACAGGTAACCTGGGAATGGCATGATCCAGTTCATGATCCGGAAGGAATGTACCCTGCCGATGGGTATCTTACGGGTTTAGATGAGCCTACCGTCCTGTTCCTGCTCCAGAATGATGACCGGGTTCGGGATGCAACCATAAACCTTCTTCAGTATGAAAAGTGGGGGGTCCCGGTTCATTCGGTTGCAATATTTGAGAACCAGGAAATGATTAACCGGAAAGCACTGGCAAAACTTTCAGATGTCTGTGATAAGATGTTCTCGAACTTTACCGGAAACAAGGACAGGATTCGTCAGTACCTGGTACATGTATAGAAATGATTGGTATGGGTTATCTGATGGGGATGTCCTGTAGTTCTATTTTTGGTAATGGTTTATCAAGATCTGACTTCTCCGAGTTGGATTATGAGAAATGTTTGAATGATCCAATTGTGGAGTCAGTGACTCCACTATTTTCATTTGAAGGAACGGTCTTTATCTCCCGATATTTCCTTGAGTTGCCGAAGAAAGAGGAGGTAGAGAGGTTTATTGAAAGGCAGATTCGGGGAAGGGTATGAGATGATTGTTTCGTGTTACGTATAAAAATCTTTGTGAGTTAGATGCCACAAATGAAAACAAATTGCTTAAAGGGATGGAAAAAAGTGCCCTTATGCGATATTGCTAATATTACAATGGGTCAAAGTCCACCGTCGGAATATTATAATAATGAAAATTTAGGTTTACCTTTTTTTCAAGGTGTAACAAATTTTGGAGACCGTTACCCCAAAGTTACTATTTATTGTACAAAAGAGCAAAAAGTAGCTAATCCTGGAGATATCTTATTTAGTGTAAGGGCACCAGTTGGGCGGATAAATCTCGCCCCTGAAAAATTGATAATTGGAACCTCACCTCCCGAAAACCTTTAGGCGCATAGACTTAATACAGTCAAAATTTCTCTATTTTTCTTACTGACTTTAGATTGAATAATCTCTCCCTGAGATAGTACAAAAAGTTTAACCCCCTCCGATAATCCGCGGTGTACAAAGAAGATTTTAGAATTATTTCACTATTCGCGCGGCTGATAAACTTGGATTGTAAAAGTGCAATGCGAATTCAATCCTTTTAAGAATTAAGAAACAAACCGAAAGATCAAAGATAAAAGAGGGAGAATTCTATTTGATAATTTTGAAAACTCCCATAATAGTAGACACTTCTGATCATAAATGGATTTTGCTGAAGAAAATTCTAGGTGTTTTAGAGACACGCAGATGCCGCCAAGAAATTGCAAAATTTGGGATAAAACCAGCAAATCAGGCTTACACGAATTTAGCTATCTTATTGCTGTCAATGTTTTTTTCAGTAGAAATTTCCTATGCAATAACGGAAATTGAAAAAAGAATAGAATTGCAGCAATTTTTACGAATAGATAATATTCCTACCCCTAACGGTGTTTATCGTTTCATGAGTCAATTTTCTGCAGAGCAATTTATTTCAATGACTCATGGTATTTTAAACGCAGTTTGCCCCAAGAAACGACATTATTTTCGAAAAACAATAATCATTGATGGGACATCGCTGTCTGTAGATATAAATTGGTTCAGAAAACGCATTCAAAAATCAAAGTTAGTAAATAAACCCTATAATTGGCAATATTCTCCTTCTAAGGGATTTTATATTGGTTTAAAATTAACACTTGCGATCGATCAGAATAATCTTCTTCCCTTAGCGTTTCTTGTTCATCAGAATCCAGTCGCTGATTCAAAAATATTCCCGTTAATTCTTCAAGAATTGAAACGGAGGAGGATTTTAAACAAAGGAGATAGAGTGTTACTCGATCGTGGGTACTATTCTTACAAAAATTATGTATTATCATTGATAGAATACAGTGTAATTCCTTTAATTCTTCCGAAAAAAGGATTTTAAGTGGGATCCCATCCTTCAGAAAGGCATGAATAAACGGCCTGATAGAATCGGAAACTCCCGCTTTTTCTGCTGAAGTCGTCATCTTTTTATACTTGTACAAAGTAGGATCCATCATAAAGACTTCAGAATCCAAGGCGGTGATCATGAGCCATCACCTGACTCTTCATGCATCTTTCGTAGTTTTACGAAAAAACGGGTTGATTCATACGTACTGAAACGGTTCTTATAAATGGATTTCTTGAGCCATTTAATCGCCTCCATTTTTTTGTTTAACCGTTACAATAATGATATGTATGGAAGATCGCGGTTCTGTTTCTCCGCAAGACGGTGTGCAAATGCAATCGCCTCATCACCTCTTCCCGACCGCTCAAGTGCCATCTCTATCCAGTCTGCATTGTCCAACAAGTCAGCATCTGAAGAGGACCCGATCGTATTCTTCCCTTCTTTGTCCTTCCCAAACAGACTGTCAGCTACCTTTGACCATTCAGATTCAGGGTGTGAGCGATTGATAAAACCCCGAATATCATCGGTCAGATCGTACTCATCTTCCCTGATTAACTCAATCGCAGACAAAACCTTCTGATGGACCGGAAGATCCGAGAGTTCGAATGCTTTTGCAACAACCTCCATACAATCCGAAATTTGAGAACTGATTGAACCTGATTCATCATCCATCTCAAGCTGAGCAGCGGCTTTTTCAAGGAGGAACCGACCAAGGTGGATAAGATCAGCATATCGCTTCGCCTCAAGCAAAGCGGAGAAACTCTCATAGATACCGGAGTAATCCGGCATATCCTCTTCATCCATCTCATACCAGTCAGAATAGGAGACCTCCTCTGAGGTTACCAGTTCAATTTCAGCAATTACCGCCGATAACGATGAATCGGATGAACTCTCCTCAATTCTCTGTCGCCGGTCAAGGGACACCCCAATATCATGCCCCTCAAGCCCGGAAAGGATGATAGATATCAGTTCGTCTTTGAGAGCGACTGTAAATACGCTGTCATGTCTTTCGTTCGGTTATGAATAACCGGAGCAGGAAGAAGAAATTCCTTCGATCCCGAATCAAGAAGCGTATGATATGTCCGCTCATACTCCTTTTCAGGAGGTTTTGATACCTCAATACCCCGTTTTAACCGCTCGAGATACTCCAGCATCAATGCAACGCCATGTTTACAGTCCAACCCCACCGGACAGGTACATCTCGAGGAGAGACTATCTGATACTGATACTGATACTACCGTATCATACTCTTTGGTCCCCTCTACCGACCCGCAGATAATATCGTCAGAGATCTGATATACGCTTGATACATGCCCGGATCTTTGATATGATCTCCCTCTTGAAGCCGTCTGTTGTCTCACCCAGGAGTTCAGATCATGATAGGAGAGATCCCTGAACTGTTATAATAAAGAGCTCTCCCCTGGAGCATATCAACGGATGGATCGATACGATCAATCCCATTATGTGAGCAGAAGGAGACTATGTATGCACATCTGAGGAGCCCTGAGTGACCGCGAAACGACCAGCACCAATCCACGATAAAGAAGAAGAGACCATACCCGATACTTCGCTTCCGGTCTTTCATGCCCTGATTTACCCGGCCGTTGAAGGGGTAGCGATATGTGCCGAATATATAACTGATAAACCTGCACCGGTCAGGAAAAAAGGCTACGCAAAGGATAAACCTGGCGAATATCCATATTCCCTGGATCATACCGCCCTTAAAACGCTCATAGAGAACTGTTTTGGAGCATATGATGACCTGAAGGCTACCAGATGGATTATCTATCTCCCCGCTGAAGAAACGGTTCCTCCTTCCTCTCAGTTCTCATCAAAAAAGAAGCCATCACCAAAGGAGAAAAAACTCCCCCTTGTTCCGATGTATATCCCCGTTCTTCTCTGCCCGTATGAAACCTTTTTTCAAATCTGGAAAGCCGCTCAGAATACAGATAAAAATTATATTGCTGGCGATTCCTTCCAGTACATCTCCATTCTGATGGAGAGTACCGTCCGGCTCATACAAAACGGACGGTTCAAACCATCTCTAGAACGGACCTTTGCCGGATATCATGCCGTATGGGTACCTGCCCTTTCTCCTCAGGATATGGAATGGGTATCAGATTTTTCAAGCCGGATGCCAACGGTCTGCAAGTACGCTATCCCCCGGGTCGCAAAAGATCCCTACATTTATAAACCTGAGACCAGATTAGAGAAATTCATCGTTGAGATGATGCGGGTGATCATCCGTACTGCCCTTGGTGGTTATACACTGAAAGAAGAGACAGATCCCTTTTATGAACCCTCAGAAAACGAGATGCAGTTCATGACTGACCTTCTCGGGGTAACCGACCCAATAAGGAACAAAGGATTTGAGAGAACTTTCTTACGGGCGATGCAGGACTGGCTGACCTTCTCAAGTTCAGGACGGTTTGCTCCCTTTGAGTTCTGCATGATCATAAAAGATCCACCAGAAGGACAGACAGAACCATGGGATTTCACTCTCGCGGTCAGATCAGAGGCAGAACCATCTCTTCTCATCCCGGCAGAAATAATCTGGGAATTGCCTGATCACCAGAGCGGGCTCTTCCCCCAGGCAGCCTATCTCAAACATATCCTCCTTGCTGGTATCGGGCTCTTGACCTCATCATCATCGGCATTATGGCGTCCCCTGTCCGGATCG from Methanospirillum hungatei JF-1 includes the following:
- a CDS encoding SWIM zinc finger family protein, coding for MRQQTASRGRSYQRSGHVSSVYQISDDIICGSVEGTKEYDTVVSVSVSDSLSSRCTCPVGLDCKHGVALMLEYLERLKRGIEVSKPPEKEYERTYHTLLDSGSKEFLLPAPVIHNRTKDMTAYLQSLSKTN
- a CDS encoding restriction endonuclease subunit S; this translates as MKTNCLKGWKKVPLCDIANITMGQSPPSEYYNNENLGLPFFQGVTNFGDRYPKVTIYCTKEQKVANPGDILFSVRAPVGRINLAPEKLIIGTSPPENL
- a CDS encoding DUF1828 domain-containing protein produces the protein MTSDVILQSFRQTVCHDLTLVPEGIERYRVFSPFMFHDGDHLALVLKREESGWVLSDEGHTMMHLSYRMEYKDLTQGKRGEIIDSILAKHGIRDRDGEFICPVPDTQYGDALFQMVQGLLRVSDISFLSREHVRSTFRDDVSAYINALPGLSGQVTWEWHDPVHDPEGMYPADGYLTGLDEPTVLFLLQNDDRVRDATINLLQYEKWGVPVHSVAIFENQEMINRKALAKLSDVCDKMFSNFTGNKDRIRQYLVHV